Sequence from the Nitrospirota bacterium genome:
TTACAGGGGTCTTCTTCGCTGGTTTCTTCTTATTCTTCGCCATCGAAATGCTCCTCTCTCATCCATTGGATGTCTGACGCGGCCTCCATCTAGCATGAACCAATGGGGTCTTGCAACTAACAGCCCTTCCCGCCCTAACCAGATGAAAGAAAAGTCCCTCCCCCGCCACCCCCATGAGGTGAATCGCACCGTTGCACCAGGGCCAGGAAGGCCCCTGATTCTCACGACTCCCACCCAGGCTTGCTCCGGACTGACCTGGTAAAATATCTGGCACAGAGGGAGCCGAATCCTTTTCGATTGGGACCGCTCTTATGGTATAGGAACCGGATGCTCAGGAAGCGCTCTATGACCCCTCGTCTCCTCATCGCCCTGCTACTCACAGTGGGACTACTCCCGGCCTGGCCGACGGCAGCGACGCCTCCCTACACCGCTATCACGATTGAGAGTACCTCCCCCTACTTCGTTCCGAAATCCGTCACCATCTCGACCGGGTCTCCGATCAAGTGGGAAAACCCCACCGGATCAGAACATACCGTGACCCATATCGGCTGTGTGGAGGAGGGCGATCTCTGCGCCTTCGACTCCGGCCTCATGCTCCCCAACGGCACCTTTGCCGTCCCGGGTCTCGCTCCCGGCCGCTACCCCTACCTCTGCCGCATTCACCCCATCATGCGCGGAGTCATCACCGTCACAGAGACGTTTGCCCCCTCGCAGCTCTAGAGTTCGCCCAAAGAAAAGAGCGTATAGCGTATGGCTTATAGCTAGAAACCAGAGTCGGAACTACCTAAACCAATAATCGACTCATCTTCACAACCGACAGTACTCTTTCCGAGCCATCAGCTATACGCCATTCGCTATCAGCTCCCCCTCCCACGAACGACGCTTCACGATTCGTAAGGCCTTGCGAGAATCCTGGCCCCTCGTGTAGGCTGCGGCGCTCACACAGGTTGCCCAACAGGCTGCGGGAAAACTCGGTGAAAGAAAAAAGTACAGCTGAAATGTTTCGCATGCCTAGAAACTCCAATAGCCTCAGGATGCTCAAAAAGGCCGTCCAGCGGTTCGTGAGACGTGAATCGTCAAACGTGAAAGGTTTCGGAGAAGAAGCGCTCAGCCATCTTACGTTTCACTTTTCACGTTTTACCTTTCACGGTTTGCGAGAACGCCGCTGGCGGTCTTTTTCAGCATCCTGCTAACCATGAAACCAACTGTCGCCGCACACCAACCGCTCAGCCTCACCGGAGAGACCCTCAGTCTCCTGGCCTGGCACATCCCCGATCTCATCGCCTATCAACACCACGAAGACGAATGGTGGTTCGCCCCCCTCGATGACAACCTGCCCATCGTGCGATTGAATCGCACCGGCCTGGAGATGCTCCAAGCGATGAACGGCCACACATCGGTTGCGGCGCTGCTGGAAAAATACGGCACGAGGGTCTGCGGACCGGACGGACAGCCAGGCCAATGGCATTTAGAACATTGGTCCCTCCCCACCTACTCCCTCTGCTACTACGGCACAGAGCCGCCGGGCGGCCACCGCCACAAGGCCAAGTGGGATCTGCTCCTCCAAGAAATCCGGGAAGGCTGGTCAGGGCAGGAAGGGTTCGAGGGGGAAGAGCACCTTGAAGACTTTCACCACCACGGACTGACCGACAGCGGCGAAGACGACGAACACTTCGACCTGATCGAAACCACCGTCTCGCACCTCTTCCGGGAACCGAACGAAACCCTCAACGGCTTGACCTATGGCCGGCTCCTCATGAAGCAACTGCGAAAGCTGGGCTGGTTCAGCCCCAAGCCCCGCGTCATCGTGGAAGTGGGCGGAGGGCTCGGCTACCTCGCGCGTGAGTTGGGCAAGGAACTCCTGCCCTTTGAAAAACAGACCATCCGGTACATCTCCCTCGACATCACCCAGCCCTTCCTCAAGCTGCAAGTCACCCGCGCCAAGGCCGGAGGCTGGGGCGGCATCGGCACCCGCGCCAACGGCGAATGGCTGCCCTTCAAAGACAACTCCGTCGACCTCGTCATCGACAACGAGAACATGGCCGACATGACGCCGGTAAAGCTGACCAGGAAAGAGCTCCAAGAAGGAACAGGCGACACGCCGCAACATCAGGAAGCGCTGGATTGGATCAGGCGCGTGAGACTGCCGCTGGGCCAGGACCTGCCGGAAGACGTGATCTTCAACCTCGGCCCCTTTCGCTTCGTCGCAGAGCTCTGGCGGGTCTTGAAGCCAGGAGGCAGGGCCTTCCTCACGGAATTCGGGATCGAGGAAGGCTGGCCTGCGCCGGTCAAGCTGCCTGGCCATACGGAGTACGAAGTCCAGTACAGCCATCTCCGCCAAGCCGTGCGTTGGCTCGGCTTCCAGGAGCGCTATCTCTCCCTGCCCCAATTCCTCGCCATCAAGCCGGACACCAAGGTGCTCTGCACCGGCGCGGCCTATACCATTCAGCGGTTCTGCCAGGCCATGCACAAGCCCTTCCCCGTGCGGGCCTACACAGAGAAAGAACTGCAACAGGCCCTGGGCGACATGCTCCCCAAACTCCACGGCTGCCACTACCACGACGTAGTAGATCCCGCCTGGTTCGGCCTCATCGACTTCAAAGTCTTGTTATTGGAAAAACCAGGCGGAGCCCCGAAAGCCAGCTTCTCGGAGAACCAAGGCTATCGGTGGTATTCGCAAAAATAGGCAGGAAAGCTGTCAGCGTTCAACGATCAGCACAGATTCAACTGTGCGTCAGAAGCCCTTACCCGCGAAGATTCAGTTTAGCCTTCCATCCCTCGACATAGCTCCAGTCCACCTGGAGCTCAGCCTGGCGAGCCCGGATTTTTTCGAGATCCGCTTGATCTTGCAGGCGACCGGCCAGAGTCTTCAGTACAATCAAATCCTCTATCGCCAGAATCGGCACATCAAGTTCGCCGAAGACAATCATCCGCCGACGAGAGAGCGCCGTCTTAAGATAATCCGAGTCCGCCAACAGAATATCGACGACCACATCTTGGCCGCCGCGAATGCCCACCGCGCGCCAGATTGAGATTCCCTGAAACACCATGGGGGCAGAATGGATCACGGTCGAATCGAACTGGGATGCGAGCAGGGATTCGATGCCTTCACGGGTGGGCTGCTCGATGAGCATGAGCAAATCGATGTCCGTCGTGGCGCGTGGTTCAACGAGCGCACTGTAGGCCCATCCCCCGGCTAACGCATAGTGAAGGCCACGTCGATTGAACTCAGTAATGAGGGTGGAAAGCGCCTGAACTAGGAAGGACTCTGCTGCCATGCCTGCTCTTTCGCGCGCCGGATCTCGCGCATGACCTGTGCCATGGCATCGCCAACGAGGGTGCCTTGCTGCACCACCGATTGGCGCAAAGCCAAGCCAAGCTCGGTGAGTTCGATGGTGCGGCGCAAATTATCGGCGATCCGCGCATCTTCGACATTGTCGTCTGATCGTCGCATTGGACAGCAGCCTCGCAACAGTAATCTGAGCAAAGTGTACAAGACTCATTCAGCCGGAGCAACCTCCGGCTGACTTTAGGTGACGTACCCTTCCCTCTCCACGGTGGTCTCCCCAGCCTGGTTCGGCCTCATCGACTTCAAAGTCCTGTTATTGGGAAAACCAGGAGGAGCCCCGAAAGCATGGGAGAAGCAGGGCAACCAGACTGCCCTTTGTGCTCGCGCAACGCGCGGCCTAAGAAGGGGGAAACGGGGCAGCCTGACCGTCCTCCTGCTCGCGGAACGCGCACGATGAGGCTGTGCTCGTTCGACGCGCGCATTCGAGGATCGACCAGGCCACCCCTTGAAGGGAGAAGGAAGCGCACAGAGGGGAATCAACCAGGCCCTCACCGCTTGGCCCGTCCCGCGTATCTCGCACGTCTCGCGTCAAAGAAACTATGCGCACAGTGACGGACAGTCTGGTCGTCCTGCTGAGAGAGTAGAGGGAGAGCACGGAAAGGAATCCTCCGATCGGAAGACGAGATGTACGATTGCAAGACCTGACCCCTAAATACCGCATTCGATTCGGCGCTTTCACCCCAAGAGGTTAACGCACCTTGAATGTTTGCTCATGAGTTATTGCTGTGCATTACTTGAATTGGCACGTGATGATCGCCTCCTTTCCGGGAAAGCATTGCTGGCTGGATGGAAGCCGTGAAATACTATCAATTCTCTCTCCAGCTCAAAGTATCTACTTGCCACGAAATGGGATATCTGAGACCAATACTTCTGCGTCGATGCCGTGGTTGCGCAGTAGAATTTCCACGGCTTTTTTTCGTTGCTGCTTTTCGGGGTGAGGCCCTACAATGACGCGTCGGATTGGCAAGACATTCAATTTCTGATCCTCAAAGAGGTGAATGCAGGGTACAAGCTCACCGTCGCGAAAGTAGCTGTACGCTCTACGATAAGACTTCCCGCTTTGATTCGAGGGGTCGAGGCCAAATTCTGATGAAGGTTCGCTGACTACTATTCGGACCTCCTTTTCTTCCTCAAAACCTCTGTGTTTGCAAAAAGCTGAAAGTAGCTCGATGCTCTCGAACGCAGGGTAGGATTTTTCGATATCCCCAGTTGCCCAGTAGTCATTAGCCGCCTTTCTCACGCATTCAAAATGCTCCAGGACTTGCTCATCCTGAACGCGAGAAAAATCCTCCATATGATACTGGACATCGCCCCAGGCCCACCCCTCCTCGCAATACATTTCGCGTTCTGTATTGAGAAGCCCTGCCAGCCCTTTGGCATCAAAAACAATGGCATAGCCCCCATCTAGCCCGTATCCACGCCACTGGCTCAACAGACCATTTAGGGATATCCATTCGTCCTTGGTTGTGGAGAAAGACGTGAGGTAGTGGTCTTGTGCCGTGTCTTGCGCCTTTTTGAATCCCTCAACGATCTTTTTCAACCAATGGTCGAATAGATCTACTCCTAAATGATCTGCGGCCTGAACACGCGCGGAAAGATCTTCAGACTCCGCGACATACCTTTTGAATTCCGGCCTCAGGATCATAGGGAGTATGCGCTGGGAAAAACCGACACCTTCCTCCTTATCATTAAGGAAATGGATGTGGCTGGCCCAAAGGGCCTTGCTACTAGCTATGCCATGTAATCCGGCTGCAGTTGTGTAGTGAACCACCTCTTCGTGGTCTGCATAAAATTTCTTGCTCATAGAGATATTCACTCAAGATAGGGTGCGGGGCCAAATCTTGGACTAATAATAATTGATACTGCTTGTCCCTCTCAGACCCTAGCACTCATTACGTCCGCATCTCCAGATCGATCAGCACTCCTTCGCGCAGCCCTAGATCACTGACTAGCACCGACGACATCCCCAACGTCTCCATGATCGTCCGGATGATGATGGCTCCGGCTGCTAGCCTTCTTCAAGGCGAATTAAGGGGGCTGACCCCTTAATTCAGCTCACTTCTGGTGTCAACGCGTGGCTGCTGCCTCACGGAACATGGCATCGAGCTGGTCGATCCAGTGCCGCTTGCGCGCTTCGTCCGCGAAGCTCGCCTCGAAGCTGTTGCGCGCCAGCTGGTAGGCGTGGCGAGCGCCGAGAACCGGCAGCGCGGCAAAGAGTTCGATGAAGTTGGCATTGATGGAACCCCCGAAGTACGCCGGGTCGTCACTGTTGATGGTGGCACACAGACCTGCGTCCAGCAGCGCCGGCAGGCTGTGCTCGGCTAGCGTGTTGAAGACCCGTAACTTTACGTTCGACAACGGACAGACGGTGAGCGGCACGCGTTCGCGCGCGAGACGCGCGACGAGCGCCGGGTCTTCGAGGCAGCGCACGCCATGGTCGATGCGCTCAACGTGGAGCACATCCAAGGCACTGTGAATATAGGCGGGCGGCCCCTCCTCGCCCGCATGCGCTACCACATGCAGGCCCAGCTCTCGGCAGCGAGCGAACACTCGCGCGAACTTCTCCGGCGGGTGACCTCGTTCGCTGCTGTCCAGCCCCACGCCGATGAAATGCTGCCGATACGGCAGCGCCTGCTCCAGCGTGGCGAATGCCGCATCCTCGCTCAGGTGGCGCAAAAAACACAGGATCAGCGATGAACTAATACCGAAATCGGCCTGCGCACGGCGCATCGCCTGCTCCAGCCCGGCGATCACCGTTCCAAACGGCACGCCCCGGTTGGTGTGGACCTGCGGGTCGAAGAACACTTCGGCATGCACCACGTTTTCGGCCGCGGCCCGCTCTAGATACGCGAACGCGAGATCGAAGAAATCCTGCTCGGTGCGCAGCACACTGGCGCCCACGTAATAGAGGTCGAGAAAGCTCTGCAGGTCGGTGAATGCGTAAGCGCGGCGCAACGCCTCCACGCTCGGGTAGGCCAGCGTCAGGCCGTTGCGCTTCGCCAGGTGGAAGATCAGCTCCGGCTCCAGCGAGCCCTCGATGTGGATGTGCAGCTCGGCCTTGGGCATGCGCCTCAGCAGCGCAGGCAAGGCAGACCTGGGGATCGTGTCGAACGTAGCGGCATCCATCCAAGAGTCTCCCGGGGTTGAGGGGCAAGTCGTGCAACCGAATACTTCTCACGTCCGGCCTTTCGAAGGCTGCTCAGTTATCGTGTCCGGATTGCTAAATCTAAGAGCACTCCTTCGCGCAGACCCAGATCGCTGACCAACACTTCCGACATCCCTAACGTCTCCATGATGGTCCGGATGATGATCGCGCCCGCGGCTATGACTTCTTCGCGGCCTTTTTCTAGGCCTGGCAAGCCGGCTCGGTCGGCTTTCTTGCGGTTCAAGAGCGTCTGTTCGAGTTCTTGAATCGTGCTGAGCTGCAACTGATAGTTGTGGATTCTGGCTGGCTCGTAGGTGGGAAGTTTCTGAGCCATGGCTGCCAGGCTGGTGATGGTTCCCGCTGTGCCAACGAATGTGGCGGCTTGATAGCCACCCATGCCGATGACTGCTGCCGTCGTTTCTCTTACCACCCACGCTCGCGCCTGTTGCACTTCATCGGCAGTCGGAGGGTCGTGGTGCAACATCCTCTCGCGGAGACGCACGACCCCGATATCGATCGAGCGCACAACCAGCTTCTGGCCTGGCCTGTCTAAGATAAACTCTGTGCTGCCTCCGCCGATGTCGAGAGCCAGGACGTCGGTCACGCCATCGGGCAAGCCGGAGCGAATACCCAGCAATGTCCGTCTCGCTTCTTCATCGCCTGAGATCAGCTCGACCTCGAAGCCTGCTTCGCGCTTCACGCGATCGAGAAACTCATCGCGGTTCCCTGCATCACGCACGGCGCTCGTGGCGACAGCCGAGACCCTATCGACCTGCGCCTCATCAATCAGCCCCCGCCACTCTTTCAAGCACTGGATCACCCGATCCATCGCCGCCACGCTCAACCGTTTGCTCTGATCGACACCTTCGCCCAGCCGGAGGATTCGTCGCTCAGATCGCACTTCTGTCAGCTTCCCCTCAGGCGGCAAATCGGCAATCAGCAAGCGGCAGGTGAGGGTGCCGATATCTACACCGGCGAGACGCAGCCTGCGTGACGAGTCCTTCATACCTCGCTCCGAACCTCGATGATCTCCGACTCAAGCTTCCCTCGCGCCTCTTTCAGCTCTTGGATCTCTTTCACCAGCCGACCGATTTCCCCGTCGTAGAGGACCCGCTCAACCGGCTCGCCCCCCTCGCGAAGATTCACCGCTCGCTCGCCGACATCTCGATAAAGCTCGCCCAACTGCTGGTCGAGCTTGCGAATTTCGAGCCGGATTCGCAGCAGTTCCGTTTCTTCCAACGCGCGGTTCGCCACCTGCGCCGTGCCAAGTCGCAGCGTCGCCATCCCCGCCTTCAAATCATGCTTTAACCGCTGTAATAATCCCATGCTCTTTTACCTCTTAACTTACCTCTCTACTCCCCTCGGAGGGGGATGCGTGAACTAGCGTCTCCATTGCTGAAAGAGCGGGGCCCCACCGAGAGTCGACCGAAAGGGAAAGCGGAAACTGACCGAGTCTTCGAGGGAATTTCCGAAGGCTTCCCTTCGGTCGACTCCGGAAGGGTCGCTCTGAGAAGCAGGGAGACGCTAGTCCGCGCATCCCCCTCCTAACTCACCGACCCCAAATCCAACTTTGTTTCCCACCGCCGCAACATCGCTTCCCGCAAGGCCCGGTGCGCCGGCAACTTCAGCTGCGGATCCTGCTTCAAGAGGGCAACGGCCTCCTGCCTCGCCTGCTGAAGCAGCTCGGCATCCCGCAGCAAATTCGCAACGCGGAACTCCGGCATGCCCCATTGCCTGAATCCGAAAAACTCGCCTGGCCCGCGAATGCGGAGATCTTCCTCGGCAATCACAAACCCGTCGGTCGAGCGCACGAGCGCATCCAGCCGCTCTCTAGCCGCCGATGGTGCTTCGCCTGCCTCTTTAGGCTTCTTCGATCCAAACAGCACTCCGCCCGACGCGATCAACAAACAATAGGACTGGTGTGCGCTGCGCCCGACCCGGCCTCGCAATTGATGCAACTGTGCCAGCCCGAACCGCTCGGCATGTTCAATCATCATGACCGTGGCATTGGGCACATCGACCCCGACCTCCACCACCGTCGTCGCGACGAGGACCTGGATCTCCCCCTTCTTATACGAGGCCATGACCCGTTCTTTCTCATCCGACTTCATCCTGCCGTGCAACAGCCCGACACGGAACTCGGCTAATTCGTTCGCTTGCAGCTGCTCCGCTCCTTGCATGGCAGCCTGCAAATCAGTCTTCTCCGATTCTTCGACGAGCGGATAGACCACATAGGCCTGACGGCCGCTTCGCAGTTCATCGCGGAGGATCTGATAGGCCCGCCCCTTCTGGCTGTCGCTCAAAAGAAATGTCCGCACCGGCTTTCGCCCCGGCGGCATCTGATCGATCACCGACACATCCAAATCCCCATAGACCGTCATGGCCAGGGTGCGTGGAATCGGCGTCGCGGTCAACACCAGCACATCGGGCTTATACCCCTTCTCCATGAGTGTCTTCCGTTGGAGCACGCCGAAGCGATGTTGCTCATCCACCACGACCAGGCCAAGCTTGGCGAAGGTGACGCCCTGCTGAATGACTGCATGGGTTCCGATCACAACCTGCGCGGTCCCGGAGGCCACCTGCTCCCGCACGGCTTTACGCGCGGCGGCACGACCGCCCCCGCTCACAAGCACGACGGAAAGCCCGAGGGGTTCCAGGAACCCCTTCATCGTCCGATAATGCTGCTCGGCCAGAATCTCCGTAGGCGCCATCAAAGCCGCCTGATAACCGGACCCGCAGGCCAGGACCATCGCCTGCACCGCCACAATGGTTTTGCCGGACCCGACATCGCCCTGCACCAGGCGATTCATCGGTTTGAGCGAGGTCATGTCCGACAGGATCTCGCGATTCACCCGCTCTTGCGCTGCGGTCAACCGGAAGGGCAAGGCCCGGTCCAGCTTGCCAAGGAGCGGCGTCTTCGGATTGAACAGAACCTGCTTCACCTCTTCCTTCATGACTCGTTGCCGCGAAGCCAAGGCCAGTTGCAGGACAAATAGTTCTTCAAAGGCCAAACGCCGATGGGCCGGCGTGAGCCCACGATCCAGCTGCCCCCCGTCAGTCCCAGCCTGAGGAAAATGCACATCCTGAATCGCCTGTTGAATGGGCGGCAAACGATAGCGCGCGCGAAGCGAAACCGGCAACAGCTCCTGCGCCTCGACGATATGGGCGTCCAGCAGGCCTTTCATGAGCACCCGCATCTGCCGGGAGGTCCAACCCTTGGTTTCGTGGTACATGGGCACAATCCGCCCCACATGCAACGGCGCTTCGGTTTCCGCCCCTAAGACTTCGTACTGCGTGACCTCCATTTTCATCGCCACCCAACCCTGCGCCCCTGCGACTACGCGCCCGGTCAACATCACGCTCGTCCCGACCGTAAAGAATTGTTCCAGGAACGGCTGATTGAAGAACACAGCCTGGAGCCGCCCGGTGGCATCCTCCACCACAATATCGAGGATGGAAAGACGGCGGCTGCGGGCCTTCTTGGCCTCGCTTCGGATGATCGTGCCGCAGATCGAGGCCTGTGCTCCGGGCACCAGTTGCCCGATCGGGGTCATGACCGAGCGGTCCTCATAACGCCAGGGCAGGGTCCAGAGGGCATCCTCAACCGTCTCGATCCTGAACCGTTGGAGCAACGCGGTGCGCTTGGGGCCGACTCCCTTCGCGAAACGGATGGGCTGCTCCCACCATGGCTGAGAGGATGACTCGTTTACGATTGGCTGAGGCATCACGAGAGGCTCCGGTTCCTGCCAGGCCTTGGCAGGATGGCTGACCGCCTCGCGCAAGACACCGAGAATGACCATCGCTTCCTGCAGCCGTCGCCGCTGCTCCTCTGCCGGAAACAACTGCTGGTCTTCACGAAACAACTCACGCAGTTGGAGCAAGGCCGCTTCAATCGCCCGTGGATACACGCGATCCGACAGGGCCTGCATGACCTGTGAGGAAACAAAGTAACTGAGATTTTTGACGGTAGGCAGATGTGCAAAGGCATCGCGCGTCGCGAATTCGATCGGACGCGCGACTCGGTCCAGCCATTGCTGAAACTGTTCAGGAGGTGTGGGCTCGGAAGAGCTCCGTATCACAATGGCGGATCGTAACACAGCCTCGTCCACGCCTCAACGAGCCGGCTACGGGAAAGCAGGATGCTGAAAAATGGAGGGATGGCCCGGTGAGTCCCCTGTGCTCGCGCAACGCGCGCCCTCAGAAGGACCTCGTTGGACGCGCGCAGTGGGGGACTCATCCAGGCCATCCTAGGCTAACGTGAACGAGCAAGCGTGGAAGGGCCATCGTTGCTCACTCACTGCGGCCTTGCTAACGGCCTTTTTGAGCATCCTGCGGAACAGTTTTTCATTATACCCAGTAGGC
This genomic interval carries:
- a CDS encoding Ppx/GppA phosphatase family protein — encoded protein: MKDSSRRLRLAGVDIGTLTCRLLIADLPPEGKLTEVRSERRILRLGEGVDQSKRLSVAAMDRVIQCLKEWRGLIDEAQVDRVSAVATSAVRDAGNRDEFLDRVKREAGFEVELISGDEEARRTLLGIRSGLPDGVTDVLALDIGGGSTEFILDRPGQKLVVRSIDIGVVRLRERMLHHDPPTADEVQQARAWVVRETTAAVIGMGGYQAATFVGTAGTITSLAAMAQKLPTYEPARIHNYQLQLSTIQELEQTLLNRKKADRAGLPGLEKGREEVIAAGAIIIRTIMETLGMSEVLVSDLGLREGVLLDLAIRTR
- a CDS encoding cupredoxin domain-containing protein; the protein is MTPRLLIALLLTVGLLPAWPTAATPPYTAITIESTSPYFVPKSVTISTGSPIKWENPTGSEHTVTHIGCVEEGDLCAFDSGLMLPNGTFAVPGLAPGRYPYLCRIHPIMRGVITVTETFAPSQL
- the recG gene encoding ATP-dependent DNA helicase RecG gives rise to the protein MLRSAIVIRSSSEPTPPEQFQQWLDRVARPIEFATRDAFAHLPTVKNLSYFVSSQVMQALSDRVYPRAIEAALLQLRELFREDQQLFPAEEQRRRLQEAMVILGVLREAVSHPAKAWQEPEPLVMPQPIVNESSSQPWWEQPIRFAKGVGPKRTALLQRFRIETVEDALWTLPWRYEDRSVMTPIGQLVPGAQASICGTIIRSEAKKARSRRLSILDIVVEDATGRLQAVFFNQPFLEQFFTVGTSVMLTGRVVAGAQGWVAMKMEVTQYEVLGAETEAPLHVGRIVPMYHETKGWTSRQMRVLMKGLLDAHIVEAQELLPVSLRARYRLPPIQQAIQDVHFPQAGTDGGQLDRGLTPAHRRLAFEELFVLQLALASRQRVMKEEVKQVLFNPKTPLLGKLDRALPFRLTAAQERVNREILSDMTSLKPMNRLVQGDVGSGKTIVAVQAMVLACGSGYQAALMAPTEILAEQHYRTMKGFLEPLGLSVVLVSGGGRAAARKAVREQVASGTAQVVIGTHAVIQQGVTFAKLGLVVVDEQHRFGVLQRKTLMEKGYKPDVLVLTATPIPRTLAMTVYGDLDVSVIDQMPPGRKPVRTFLLSDSQKGRAYQILRDELRSGRQAYVVYPLVEESEKTDLQAAMQGAEQLQANELAEFRVGLLHGRMKSDEKERVMASYKKGEIQVLVATTVVEVGVDVPNATVMMIEHAERFGLAQLHQLRGRVGRSAHQSYCLLIASGGVLFGSKKPKEAGEAPSAARERLDALVRSTDGFVIAEEDLRIRGPGEFFGFRQWGMPEFRVANLLRDAELLQQARQEAVALLKQDPQLKLPAHRALREAMLRRWETKLDLGSVS
- a CDS encoding adenosine deaminase, with translation MDAATFDTIPRSALPALLRRMPKAELHIHIEGSLEPELIFHLAKRNGLTLAYPSVEALRRAYAFTDLQSFLDLYYVGASVLRTEQDFFDLAFAYLERAAAENVVHAEVFFDPQVHTNRGVPFGTVIAGLEQAMRRAQADFGISSSLILCFLRHLSEDAAFATLEQALPYRQHFIGVGLDSSERGHPPEKFARVFARCRELGLHVVAHAGEEGPPAYIHSALDVLHVERIDHGVRCLEDPALVARLARERVPLTVCPLSNVKLRVFNTLAEHSLPALLDAGLCATINSDDPAYFGGSINANFIELFAALPVLGARHAYQLARNSFEASFADEARKRHWIDQLDAMFREAAATR
- a CDS encoding DUF2971 domain-containing protein yields the protein MSKKFYADHEEVVHYTTAAGLHGIASSKALWASHIHFLNDKEEGVGFSQRILPMILRPEFKRYVAESEDLSARVQAADHLGVDLFDHWLKKIVEGFKKAQDTAQDHYLTSFSTTKDEWISLNGLLSQWRGYGLDGGYAIVFDAKGLAGLLNTEREMYCEEGWAWGDVQYHMEDFSRVQDEQVLEHFECVRKAANDYWATGDIEKSYPAFESIELLSAFCKHRGFEEEKEVRIVVSEPSSEFGLDPSNQSGKSYRRAYSYFRDGELVPCIHLFEDQKLNVLPIRRVIVGPHPEKQQRKKAVEILLRNHGIDAEVLVSDIPFRGK